One Virgibacillus proomii DNA window includes the following coding sequences:
- a CDS encoding DEAD/DEAH box helicase: MTTFKELGISNPIMKALAKMGFEEATPIQAETIPLALEGNDMIGQAQTGTGKTAAFGIPMIEKLNAKLRKIQGLVVAPTRELAIQVAEELNRLGKFKGIRAFAVYGGQHMERQIRALKDGPQIVVATPGRLLDHMRRRTIRTDYIRIAVLDEADEMLNMGFIDDIRDILKQIPEERQTLLFSATMPKEIRDIATNLMKNPKEIKIKAKEMTVENIDQYFIEIPEKYKFDTLNNHLDIHSPDLAIVFSRTKKRVDEITEGLQARGYRAEGIHGDLTQGKRMSVLNKFKHGRIDVLVATDVAARGLDISGVTHVYNFDIPQDPESYVHRIGRTGRAGRTGEAISFITPREMAHLQLIEKVTKSKMKRMAPPTYHDAQKGQQQVTVSKIIETVETKDLKDYHQAANQLLEDHDSISVIAAALKLLTKERKDTPVKISSVAPVSVKKAKSIKDNRRSNNKRFYGKRSQSGRGGQSGRNQGGRNRKGNFQKRRNRDY, encoded by the coding sequence GTGACAACATTTAAAGAATTAGGCATCTCCAATCCGATAATGAAGGCATTGGCAAAAATGGGATTTGAAGAAGCCACCCCAATTCAAGCGGAGACCATTCCACTTGCGCTTGAGGGCAATGATATGATTGGACAGGCTCAGACAGGTACAGGAAAGACAGCCGCATTCGGAATACCAATGATAGAAAAATTAAATGCAAAACTACGTAAAATTCAAGGTTTAGTAGTAGCTCCTACCAGAGAGCTTGCTATACAGGTAGCTGAAGAGCTAAACCGTCTTGGAAAATTTAAAGGTATCCGTGCGTTTGCAGTGTATGGCGGTCAACATATGGAACGGCAAATCCGTGCATTAAAAGACGGTCCACAAATTGTTGTAGCAACACCAGGAAGATTGCTGGATCATATGCGCAGAAGAACAATACGCACAGATTATATTCGTATTGCTGTTTTAGATGAAGCAGATGAAATGTTAAATATGGGGTTTATTGATGATATTCGCGATATTCTAAAACAAATACCAGAAGAACGTCAAACCTTACTTTTCTCAGCAACTATGCCTAAAGAAATACGCGATATCGCTACAAATTTAATGAAAAACCCAAAAGAAATAAAAATCAAAGCGAAAGAAATGACCGTAGAGAATATTGACCAATATTTTATCGAGATACCGGAAAAATATAAATTTGATACGTTAAATAACCATTTAGATATCCATTCTCCTGATCTCGCAATTGTATTTAGCCGTACGAAAAAACGTGTTGATGAAATTACGGAAGGCTTACAGGCTAGAGGCTATCGAGCAGAAGGAATCCATGGCGATTTAACACAAGGAAAACGGATGTCCGTTCTCAATAAGTTTAAACATGGTCGAATTGATGTGTTAGTCGCAACAGATGTTGCTGCAAGAGGTTTGGATATTTCTGGTGTTACGCATGTTTATAATTTCGACATACCACAGGATCCAGAAAGCTATGTTCATCGAATTGGACGAACTGGGCGTGCGGGACGTACGGGTGAGGCTATTTCGTTTATTACTCCAAGAGAAATGGCACATTTACAATTGATTGAAAAAGTAACGAAAAGTAAAATGAAACGGATGGCTCCACCGACATACCATGATGCGCAAAAAGGACAACAGCAAGTAACAGTAAGTAAAATAATTGAAACAGTTGAAACAAAGGACTTGAAAGATTATCACCAAGCAGCTAATCAATTATTAGAAGATCATGATTCCATTAGCGTTATTGCTGCAGCATTGAAGTTGCTTACGAAAGAACGTAAGGATACTCCAGTTAAAATTTCTTCTGTAGCACCAGTAAGCGTGAAGAAAGCAAAGAGCATAAAGGATAATCGCAGGTCGAATAACAAGCGTTTTTATGGTAAACGCAGTCAAAGTGGACGTGGTGGCCAAAGTGGACGCAATCAGGGTGGCCGTAATCGGAAGGGTAATTTTCAAAAACGAAGAAACAGAGATTACTAA
- a CDS encoding PH domain-containing protein: MRQPPKHEIAKDAIKVWKITSAIYFAIIIVVGELIVSFLFDFFSWYNVLALVVTVLLGYICTFVVPKLRWRRWRYELFDQEIYVQHGILIVSRTLVPMARVQHVDTKQGPILKRYGLASVTISTAATVHEIPALNEEDASILRDHISELARTEDDDV, encoded by the coding sequence ATGAGACAACCCCCTAAGCATGAAATAGCTAAAGATGCGATTAAGGTGTGGAAAATAACGTCAGCAATTTATTTTGCAATTATAATTGTAGTAGGTGAACTGATTGTTAGTTTTCTCTTTGATTTTTTTTCGTGGTATAACGTGTTAGCTCTAGTAGTGACTGTTCTACTAGGATATATATGTACGTTTGTGGTTCCTAAACTTCGCTGGAGACGCTGGCGGTATGAATTGTTTGATCAAGAAATATATGTACAGCATGGTATATTAATTGTCTCTAGAACACTCGTTCCGATGGCGCGGGTTCAGCATGTGGATACGAAACAAGGTCCAATACTAAAGCGGTATGGCTTGGCAAGTGTAACGATTTCAACGGCAGCAACAGTACATGAAATACCAGCATTAAACGAGGAAGATGCTTCAATTTTAAGAGATCATATTTCTGAGTTAGCGAGGACGGAAGACGATGATGTATAA
- a CDS encoding PH domain-containing protein yields the protein MMYKPRRMHPAVIIFKVIHLFSYREVIIPIIVSFISFSKDYFLYVFSGIALLLVIFTAFSIISWLRFTYVVTEDELQIEWGIFVRKKRYISKGRIQSIDLTVNVLHRIFKLARVQIETAGSGKEAEASLTAVKLTEAERLHKELKGYSKTAALRKQDVEAQVPFHQISNKRLFIAGTTSGSIGFLLAIIAFFFSEVEQFIPKHVYDDMLNWIISLSVFLLIIIISSILLILWLLGIAGTMIKFWNFRIERHENELFITRGLFEKKQTTIPLKRIQAIGMEESIFRQPFGYATIFAEVAGNVEDSGGAFVLYPLLKKKEVEELLSSLLPAYTLPKGQIQTLPNRALKYYLLRACVPMVLISIAILIFLPTFSWTALILLAVGIWFGYLRYRDAGFLLEKERIILTYRKWYKQTLIIFHKRIQTMGKQQHIIHRKQHLANIEASILGNYSLGSHYKIKDLEERDVDRIASWYSYRKRSSSKNVTKKYDCDV from the coding sequence ATGATGTATAAACCAAGACGTATGCATCCTGCTGTGATTATCTTTAAAGTCATTCATTTATTTTCATATCGCGAGGTTATTATACCAATTATTGTTTCATTTATTTCGTTTTCGAAAGATTACTTTTTATATGTCTTTAGTGGCATCGCGTTACTACTCGTTATTTTTACCGCATTTAGTATTATTTCTTGGCTTCGTTTTACCTATGTTGTAACAGAGGACGAGCTACAAATAGAGTGGGGAATATTCGTTCGCAAAAAAAGATATATATCTAAAGGGAGAATACAATCGATTGATCTAACAGTTAATGTTCTCCATCGAATTTTTAAGCTGGCAAGGGTACAAATTGAAACAGCTGGATCCGGAAAAGAAGCAGAGGCTTCGTTAACAGCTGTAAAACTAACAGAAGCAGAGCGGTTGCATAAAGAATTAAAAGGATATTCTAAAACTGCTGCTTTAAGAAAACAAGATGTCGAAGCTCAAGTACCATTTCATCAAATTTCCAATAAACGATTATTTATTGCCGGAACAACTTCTGGTAGTATCGGTTTCCTTTTAGCTATTATCGCTTTTTTCTTTTCTGAAGTAGAGCAATTTATTCCAAAACATGTTTACGATGATATGCTTAACTGGATTATAAGTCTAAGTGTATTTCTTTTAATTATCATTATAAGCAGCATCTTATTGATTCTTTGGTTACTTGGAATCGCTGGTACGATGATTAAATTTTGGAACTTTAGAATTGAAAGGCATGAAAATGAATTATTTATCACCCGCGGCTTATTTGAAAAAAAACAAACAACGATACCTTTAAAGCGAATTCAGGCAATTGGAATGGAAGAAAGTATTTTCCGACAGCCATTTGGCTATGCTACTATTTTTGCTGAGGTGGCTGGCAATGTTGAGGATAGCGGAGGAGCTTTTGTGCTGTATCCGCTGTTAAAAAAGAAAGAAGTCGAGGAATTATTATCAAGCCTTTTACCTGCCTATACATTACCGAAAGGACAAATCCAAACACTTCCTAATCGGGCATTAAAATATTATTTATTACGAGCTTGTGTACCTATGGTTTTAATTAGTATAGCTATTCTTATCTTTTTACCAACCTTTAGCTGGACAGCTCTTATATTATTGGCAGTAGGGATCTGGTTTGGTTATTTACGCTATCGTGATGCGGGATTTCTGCTGGAAAAGGAGCGGATAATACTTACATATCGAAAATGGTATAAACAGACGTTGATTATTTTTCACAAACGAATTCAAACTATGGGAAAACAACAGCATATCATACATCGAAAACAGCATTTAGCAAACATCGAAGCATCTATTCTTGGAAATTATAGCTTAGGTAGTCATTATAAAATTAAAGATTTAGAGGAAAGAGATGTGGATCGCATAGCATCCTGGTATTCCTATCGAAAACGGTCTTCCTCAAAAAATGTAACGAAGAAATATGATTGTGATGTTTAA